From the Bacteroidia bacterium genome, one window contains:
- a CDS encoding glycosyltransferase family 4 protein: MNILLLTSDFLPNVGGMATHALELARAHVRNGHHVHLVHPVYGPGERRIEDMEGFTVHKLFVNSDTPRVKHLLYIRTVRRYILALHANIRFDVLHWHDLTPNCWTTYTLKSRLPLVWTNHTSNYLEMYETPGGRRKIRLFLSHADAIISPSRELYEKSRATGIAPERNVYIPNGVDAEKFRPGGVFGVIDKDYGIDPARPVIICPRRLEPKNGVEFFIRAIPLVRKEIPDVQFLIVGGGFPEERSRFEKMLADAGEAHRVVFTGNVPNTSMPLFYALATIATLPSLMEATSISGLEAMASGLPLVGTNVGGIPEIIEDRISGLLVEPRNPEQLAEAYLRLLKDEHLRRTLGEGARRRVEETFAWPEIARRTVEVYERAIRHREGNKAHT, from the coding sequence ATGAATATTCTCTTGCTGACGTCCGATTTCCTCCCCAATGTTGGCGGCATGGCCACGCACGCGCTGGAACTCGCGCGTGCCCACGTGCGCAACGGTCATCATGTGCATCTCGTGCATCCGGTGTACGGACCGGGAGAGCGGCGCATCGAGGACATGGAGGGCTTCACCGTACACAAACTCTTCGTCAACAGTGATACACCCCGTGTCAAGCACCTCCTCTACATACGGACGGTGCGACGCTACATTCTCGCGCTGCATGCCAACATCCGCTTCGATGTGTTGCACTGGCATGATCTCACACCCAATTGCTGGACCACCTACACTCTGAAATCGCGGCTTCCGCTGGTCTGGACGAACCATACGTCGAATTATCTCGAGATGTACGAGACCCCGGGTGGACGCAGAAAGATTCGCCTCTTCCTGAGTCATGCCGATGCCATCATCAGTCCGAGCCGCGAGCTGTACGAAAAATCGCGCGCCACCGGCATCGCACCGGAGCGCAATGTGTACATTCCCAATGGAGTGGATGCCGAGAAGTTTCGTCCGGGTGGCGTCTTCGGCGTCATCGACAAGGATTATGGTATTGATCCTGCGCGACCGGTGATCATCTGCCCGCGACGCCTGGAGCCGAAGAACGGTGTTGAGTTTTTCATCCGCGCCATCCCGCTCGTACGAAAGGAAATTCCGGATGTACAATTCCTTATCGTGGGAGGCGGCTTTCCGGAAGAACGCAGCCGTTTCGAGAAAATGCTCGCCGATGCGGGAGAGGCGCATCGCGTGGTGTTTACCGGCAACGTCCCGAACACGTCCATGCCGTTGTTCTACGCACTGGCCACTATTGCCACGCTGCCGTCGCTGATGGAAGCGACCAGCATCTCCGGACTCGAGGCCATGGCCAGCGGACTGCCTCTTGTCGGCACCAACGTGGGCGGCATCCCCGAAATCATCGAAGATCGAATCAGTGGTCTGCTGGTTGAACCCCGTAATCCCGAACAACTCGCGGAAGCGTATCTCCGACTGCTGAAGGATGAACACCTGCGCCGTACACTCGGCGAAGGAGCGCGCCGCCGTGTCGAGGAGACCTTCGCCTGGCCGGAAATCGCGCGTCGCACCGTGGAAGTGTATGAGCGCGCTATCCGTCATCGCGAAGGTAACAAGGCGCACACATGA
- a CDS encoding glycosyltransferase yields the protein MNVLVISHTYITRVGREKWRELVRRHDLRLRIIVPTQWKDYLFTLNYADHEETELDMHALPVCFSGKEAAHVYRSLSPALRGFTPDILHVEEGTDAFSYFQALLYRKLYAPRARTLFFTWMNFEKRLRFPFTFFERFNLRHSDAAICGNSDAREILRSKGFDKPVHVMPLLGIDPQLFSKRDASALREELGLRGTVIGFIGRFVPEKGVRELLTQAAKLQGEYTLLLIGGGALEQELRDTANALGLAERVRIVLSIPHSEIPRHINCMDVLVLPSYTVPHWKEQFGQVLVQAMASEVPVLGSTHAEIPRVIGDAGLTFPERDWDAMLTQLQRYLDSKTLRAEYAAKGRARVLDLYTNTRIADRTFEVYRELLHT from the coding sequence ATGAACGTCCTCGTCATCAGCCACACGTATATCACGCGCGTCGGCAGGGAGAAGTGGCGTGAACTCGTACGGCGGCATGATCTCCGTCTCAGGATCATCGTCCCGACGCAATGGAAGGACTATCTGTTCACCCTCAACTATGCAGACCACGAGGAGACCGAGCTCGACATGCACGCTCTGCCGGTGTGCTTCTCGGGTAAGGAGGCCGCGCACGTATACCGCTCGCTGTCGCCGGCCCTGCGCGGTTTCACACCGGACATCCTGCATGTGGAGGAGGGGACCGACGCATTTTCGTATTTCCAGGCACTGCTCTATCGCAAGCTGTACGCACCACGGGCACGCACGTTGTTTTTCACCTGGATGAACTTCGAGAAACGTTTGCGCTTCCCATTTACCTTTTTCGAGCGTTTCAACCTGCGCCACTCCGATGCGGCGATCTGTGGAAATTCCGACGCGCGGGAGATCTTGCGGAGCAAGGGTTTCGATAAACCCGTGCATGTCATGCCGCTCCTGGGAATTGATCCGCAATTGTTCAGCAAACGGGATGCGTCGGCCTTGCGCGAGGAACTCGGGCTTCGGGGCACCGTGATCGGCTTCATCGGACGATTTGTTCCGGAAAAGGGAGTACGCGAATTACTCACGCAGGCAGCGAAACTGCAGGGCGAGTACACCTTGCTGCTCATCGGCGGTGGTGCACTGGAACAGGAATTGCGCGACACCGCGAATGCCCTCGGACTTGCCGAGCGTGTACGCATCGTGCTTTCCATCCCGCACAGCGAGATACCGCGGCATATCAACTGCATGGATGTACTCGTGCTGCCGTCGTACACCGTCCCGCACTGGAAGGAGCAGTTCGGGCAGGTTCTCGTTCAGGCCATGGCGTCCGAAGTGCCGGTGCTGGGATCCACCCATGCCGAGATTCCCCGTGTCATTGGAGATGCAGGACTCACCTTCCCCGAACGGGATTGGGACGCCATGCTGACGCAACTGCAGCGCTATCTTGACTCGAAAACCCTTCGCGCGGAATACGCAGCGAAAGGACGCGCGCGCGTACTCGACCTGTACACCAACACGCGCATCGCCGACCGTACGTTCGAAGTGTATCGCGAGCTGCTGCATACCTGA
- a CDS encoding proline dehydrogenase family protein codes for MSFISKLIAASLPMIPKSVVGFFAKPYIAGESLADGIRVVKELNAKGIMATMDVLGESVNSRGESVEMRKQCEQVLHAIEEHRLDANLSIKPTQMGLSFDETFCEENLRVLLDIARQYGNFVRIDMEDHPYTDSTIAMYKRLRRDYPANVGVVLQSYLRRTMNDLVELVADGPTNIRLCKGIYVEPEAIAFKKREEVQDSFKDLNEYGLSNNVYIGIATHDDVLIDHGIELVHRLGLKREQYEFQMLLGVRPQRRDQIVSLGHRLRVYVPFGDQWYAYSTRRLKENPSMAMHIVKAILGFGK; via the coding sequence ATGTCATTCATAAGCAAACTCATCGCAGCGTCCCTCCCCATGATCCCTAAATCCGTCGTCGGATTTTTTGCCAAGCCGTATATAGCAGGCGAATCACTTGCAGACGGCATCCGTGTGGTGAAGGAACTCAACGCCAAAGGTATCATGGCGACGATGGACGTTCTCGGGGAAAGTGTCAACTCCCGCGGGGAGAGCGTCGAAATGCGGAAACAGTGCGAGCAGGTGCTGCATGCTATCGAGGAACACAGGCTCGACGCCAACCTCAGCATCAAGCCGACGCAGATGGGTTTGAGTTTCGATGAGACGTTCTGTGAGGAGAATCTGCGCGTACTGCTTGATATCGCCAGACAATACGGGAATTTCGTGCGCATAGACATGGAGGATCATCCGTACACGGACTCGACCATCGCCATGTACAAACGCCTGCGCCGAGATTATCCCGCCAATGTCGGTGTTGTGCTGCAGTCGTATCTACGCAGGACGATGAACGATCTCGTAGAGCTCGTGGCCGACGGACCGACGAATATCCGTCTCTGTAAGGGGATTTACGTCGAGCCGGAAGCGATAGCGTTCAAGAAGCGCGAAGAAGTGCAGGACAGTTTTAAAGATCTGAACGAATACGGACTTTCGAACAATGTCTATATCGGTATTGCGACCCATGACGATGTTCTGATCGATCACGGTATCGAGCTGGTGCACAGACTGGGACTTAAGCGTGAGCAGTACGAGTTTCAGATGCTGCTCGGTGTGCGTCCCCAACGCCGCGATCAGATCGTTTCCCTGGGACATCGCTTGCGGGTGTATGTTCCCTTTGGTGACCAGTGGTACGCGTACTCGACGCGCCGTCTGAAGGAAAATCCCTCCATGGCCATGCACATTGTGAAGGCCATACTGGGATTCGGAAAGTAA
- a CDS encoding cobalamin-binding protein, with translation MAGTLRAVSVLLIVVLAAAGCGRVQRESPSDARSITDDLGRSLRLDGVPQRIVSLAPSFTETLYALGADSLLVGVTRYCNYPPAAKSKTNIGDLLAPDIEGILALDPDVVLISIEGNSQHTFARLQEFGVRVFVSNPRDLDGVLKSITDIAEITGRTNTGKKLTSTLRAVRDSVLAHPPVNKPAVLMLLSLQPLIAAGSGTFIGELIESAGGRNAAGDLTASYPVMDREDVLLRNPDILLLSDDLSADPEAVLERFPEWKRLTAFRREAMHRIEADKLMRPGPRLFDILREFHEMFLHTESDHR, from the coding sequence GTGGCGGGGACACTGCGAGCCGTCTCCGTGCTGCTGATCGTCGTTCTTGCAGCCGCCGGGTGTGGACGGGTCCAGCGTGAATCCCCAAGCGACGCACGGAGTATAACCGACGATCTGGGGAGGTCGCTGCGCCTCGACGGCGTCCCGCAACGTATCGTGAGTCTCGCGCCCAGTTTTACCGAAACGTTGTACGCGCTTGGAGCGGACAGTTTGCTCGTCGGGGTAACGCGATACTGCAATTATCCACCCGCCGCGAAATCCAAAACGAACATCGGAGATCTTCTCGCACCGGACATCGAGGGTATCCTTGCGCTCGACCCGGATGTCGTGCTTATTTCCATTGAAGGCAACTCCCAGCACACGTTTGCACGGCTACAGGAATTCGGGGTGCGTGTGTTCGTCTCCAACCCACGCGATCTCGACGGGGTACTGAAATCCATCACCGACATCGCCGAGATCACCGGAAGGACAAACACGGGCAAGAAGCTGACATCCACGTTGCGGGCCGTACGCGACAGCGTGCTTGCACATCCGCCCGTGAACAAGCCCGCCGTGCTCATGTTGCTGTCTCTTCAACCACTGATCGCAGCCGGATCGGGAACGTTTATCGGTGAACTCATTGAATCCGCGGGGGGACGGAACGCGGCGGGCGACCTCACCGCTTCCTATCCAGTCATGGACAGGGAAGATGTGCTGCTGCGCAATCCGGATATTCTCCTGCTATCCGATGACCTCAGCGCCGACCCAGAGGCCGTGCTGGAACGATTCCCTGAATGGAAACGCCTGACGGCTTTTCGCCGCGAAGCCATGCACCGCATCGAAGCGGACAAACTCATGCGACCGGGGCCCCGGCTCTTTGATATTCTTCGCGAATTTCACGAAATGTTCCTTCACACCGAAAGCGATCATCGGTGA
- a CDS encoding PBP1A family penicillin-binding protein: protein MSITPRQFWSIALPLIIVVGGGWWFYSAIAEGLPSFEELENPKPPFATRVYSADGLIIDRFFEENRSRLVSLDSIPRPFIQALLATEDKRFYSHWGVDLRAVFRVILQRITSLTIRGPGGSTLTQQLARILYLTREVSVLRKVREMVTAVQIERRYTKDEILIMYLNVAPFGRGAYGLQSAAAVYFGKRPADLTVPECAFLVGALANPTHYDPRRKYQAAVARRNTVLENMLEEDYLTEGEVSAFRQDSIVTRSREQSAGIAPHFVEYVRQQLRERAEKYGFNLYRDGLSVYTTIDSRLQEHANRAVLEHLIPFQEQFEARWSWDTPGNRAIFGTALRLAIRQTPEFKAARTEDQRDIVTIRMRRNARFVDSVRRSLTRIQVGFAAIDPRSGEIRAMVGNAELNFRYGLNHVTQITRQPGSTFKPFIYTVAIDNGYSPAQQLSNDAISMPDGSGKMWRPKNFGGETGGMYTLRRGLQNSVNLVAIRAILELAPPDEVVRYAKRMGIDTPLRPVPSLAIGTSEVVPLQLIAAYGAFANEGIYARPIAITRIEDRDGRVIENNTSEIREVLSKETAFIMASMLRSVVTGGTGAATRRWFTGPAGGKTGTTQDYADAWFIGFTPSLVAGVWTGFDDRRVTFTGSYGQGSVAAAPIWGRFMKYAYSDKRVNIPLRDFVQPEGVVQERLCVESQNLATPFCPHVVTDFVNKKYFPGYCTMHSSPSSGRSDGPSEF, encoded by the coding sequence GTGAGCATCACACCGCGACAATTCTGGTCCATCGCTCTTCCTCTCATTATCGTTGTCGGTGGTGGATGGTGGTTTTACTCCGCGATCGCGGAGGGACTGCCCAGTTTCGAGGAACTTGAGAATCCGAAACCGCCGTTCGCGACACGTGTCTATTCTGCGGACGGGCTGATTATCGATCGATTTTTCGAGGAGAACCGTTCCCGTCTCGTCTCGCTCGACAGTATTCCCCGACCGTTTATCCAGGCCTTGCTGGCTACGGAAGACAAGCGCTTCTACAGTCACTGGGGTGTGGACCTTCGTGCCGTGTTCCGCGTCATCCTTCAACGCATTACCTCTCTCACCATCCGCGGCCCCGGCGGAAGCACGCTCACGCAACAGCTCGCACGTATTCTGTATCTCACGCGCGAAGTCAGCGTCCTCCGTAAAGTACGCGAGATGGTCACCGCCGTACAGATCGAGCGCCGGTACACCAAGGACGAGATTCTCATCATGTATCTGAACGTCGCGCCGTTCGGCCGGGGCGCGTACGGGTTGCAATCCGCCGCCGCAGTATACTTCGGGAAACGTCCTGCCGACCTCACCGTCCCGGAATGCGCCTTTCTCGTCGGGGCTCTCGCCAATCCCACGCATTACGACCCGCGACGCAAGTATCAGGCCGCTGTTGCCCGTCGCAACACAGTCCTTGAGAACATGCTCGAGGAAGATTATCTGACCGAAGGAGAAGTCTCCGCGTTCAGGCAGGATTCCATTGTCACGCGCAGTCGTGAGCAATCGGCGGGTATTGCTCCGCATTTTGTGGAATACGTGCGCCAGCAACTCCGTGAGAGAGCGGAGAAGTACGGTTTCAACCTGTACCGCGACGGTCTGTCGGTGTACACCACAATTGACAGCCGCTTGCAGGAGCACGCGAATCGCGCCGTACTCGAGCATCTCATCCCATTCCAGGAGCAGTTCGAAGCCCGGTGGAGCTGGGACACACCGGGGAACCGCGCCATTTTCGGAACCGCGCTGCGGCTGGCGATTCGGCAGACCCCGGAGTTCAAAGCTGCCCGGACCGAGGACCAACGCGATATCGTCACCATCCGCATGCGACGAAATGCGCGCTTCGTGGATTCTGTGCGTCGATCACTTACCCGCATCCAGGTGGGATTTGCGGCAATCGATCCGCGATCAGGTGAGATCCGCGCCATGGTCGGTAATGCGGAGTTGAATTTCCGCTACGGGCTCAATCATGTAACACAGATCACGCGACAGCCGGGTTCCACGTTCAAGCCATTCATCTACACCGTCGCCATAGACAATGGTTACTCTCCCGCGCAACAGTTGTCCAACGACGCGATCTCCATGCCCGACGGCTCCGGCAAGATGTGGCGCCCGAAGAATTTCGGCGGAGAGACGGGCGGCATGTACACGTTGCGGCGTGGTTTGCAGAATTCCGTCAACCTCGTCGCCATACGCGCCATTCTCGAACTCGCTCCGCCGGATGAGGTGGTGCGCTACGCCAAGCGCATGGGTATCGACACACCGCTGCGTCCTGTGCCATCCCTGGCCATCGGAACTTCCGAGGTGGTTCCCCTGCAGCTCATCGCAGCCTACGGGGCATTCGCGAACGAGGGAATTTATGCCAGGCCCATCGCCATCACACGCATTGAGGATCGTGACGGCCGCGTCATCGAAAACAACACGTCGGAGATCCGCGAAGTGTTGAGCAAGGAAACCGCCTTTATCATGGCAAGCATGCTCCGCAGCGTCGTCACCGGTGGTACCGGTGCCGCCACCCGGCGCTGGTTTACCGGTCCGGCCGGCGGGAAGACGGGTACCACGCAGGATTATGCCGACGCATGGTTTATCGGCTTCACACCCTCGCTGGTCGCCGGTGTCTGGACGGGCTTCGACGACAGACGCGTCACCTTTACGGGTTCCTACGGCCAGGGAAGCGTGGCCGCGGCACCAATCTGGGGACGGTTTATGAAATATGCGTATTCCGACAAACGCGTCAACATCCCTCTCCGGGATTTCGTTCAACCTGAAGGCGTCGTACAGGAGCGGCTGTGTGTGGAATCGCAGAATCTCGCCACTCCTTTCTGTCCTCATGTGGTGACGGATTTCGTGAATAAAAAATACTTCCCCGGTTACTGCACCATGCATTCTTCGCCGTCATCCGGACGAAGCGACGGTCCTTCCGAATTCTGA
- a CDS encoding UDP-2,3-diacylglucosamine diphosphatase: MSSDTVLISPVYFISDLHLGVGSAEAERVKRRRFVELTNTVQQGRGSLVIVGDLFDFWYEYRYVVPRGSHEVLTALGQLTEAKCPVVYLAGNHDFAIGSVFSDDLGVTVVRDDLHFSSDGKRFYVFHGDGLAPKDGGYRLLKKLLRARWAQIAFRVLHPDLGFAIARRFSHGSRDYTSGKFYGETDGMRLEAQNRIAAGADYVVMGHRHLPAFERIGNGAYINLGDWLRHFSYAVFEHGDISLRTLENDMPITETAAS; this comes from the coding sequence ATGTCCAGCGACACCGTGCTCATATCCCCCGTGTACTTCATTTCGGATCTTCACCTCGGCGTCGGAAGCGCGGAGGCGGAGCGCGTCAAGCGCCGCCGCTTCGTGGAGTTGACCAACACTGTACAGCAGGGGCGCGGTTCTCTCGTCATTGTCGGGGATTTATTTGATTTCTGGTACGAATACCGGTATGTGGTTCCCCGCGGTTCGCACGAGGTGCTCACGGCGTTGGGACAACTGACCGAAGCAAAATGCCCGGTGGTCTATCTCGCCGGTAATCACGATTTCGCCATCGGTTCGGTTTTTTCCGACGACCTCGGTGTGACTGTCGTGCGCGACGACCTGCATTTCAGCAGCGACGGAAAGCGCTTCTATGTGTTCCACGGAGACGGGCTCGCACCGAAGGACGGCGGCTACCGATTGCTGAAAAAATTGCTGCGTGCGCGTTGGGCGCAGATCGCTTTCCGCGTGCTGCACCCCGATCTCGGATTTGCGATTGCACGGCGTTTTTCTCACGGCAGCCGCGACTACACTTCCGGCAAATTCTACGGCGAGACCGACGGCATGCGCCTTGAAGCACAGAACCGTATCGCAGCTGGTGCGGACTACGTCGTCATGGGACATCGGCATCTTCCCGCGTTTGAGCGTATCGGAAACGGCGCCTATATCAACCTGGGCGACTGGCTACGCCACTTTTCTTATGCAGTGTTCGAGCACGGCGACATTTCTCTGCGTACCTTGGAGAACGACATGCCCATAACAGAGACGGCGGCATCGTGA
- a CDS encoding T9SS type A sorting domain-containing protein, translated as MKVARLSFMLVALAFLGSLTTNAQVREFEYFTDPNAAIVDFSTTTSAITVPDNFTISTLAVMVDIDHAAASDLVITLSGPTGTYTLSTQNGMAGANYENTIFDSNPTGAIPGVPINSPGNVTAYFRGIYIPESSLPTTGSAAGTWTLSVADNLLGDNGTLVKWGLIFNRYDNYRDIRWGMDLNNMGVTTLNSFGLVDDVTTIPPYTVQGYRPLNNIVTAVAVFQLSQVPGVLNATIDHKYPGGPTSNVVEADLSIPAVGAYAPAVNFALNNSKGTHEAMLDLMMRTDLWMSRSDNNVKVPLDVTPGSLAFDNGVAQNTLIQWVNECDALTYSIYSPQTITSVDVWQGSVVELEPNPSTSQMTINVWDQNTNALVATTGPVAFPPQGQKWVSYPFTPPVALPAGAYRVGVCLNALDPGSFGAGIGMDWAGSPFEPLGSFGRYASLGLQWVSFDGGSTWNPENFRAFSTTMIRPNFVQQSDVGVIAINHNNGPGGMSVSVTFGAYAHYSWLPNQMTFGKVTILNGLGQTVGYAEKRVYLQSTPYVDTQNFNFPTLTSGNYTIRAEIVRPDDENLINNVYERTINIPFAPMIVSTPGAIAGELKNQIISTYAQQGIQLEFVDRNLGFEFPVEGKILWVGNLDKSAAAQAREFVMQGGDFAVLPDLNAGNPLTETFKAVATQKEVESMNRALALPSSVNMRNDDARNFISMMADNDAERMVIGKRIEDSDSRIASYFASVKNANELEISRRSASNIVYANSGDTRVEAVRMGDLAIVQLLVKDSKPARQIEAIANAAQFEITQNYPNPFNPTTNIAYNVPSDANVTVRVYDMLGREVSTLAAGFHTAGKYITSWNATNSYGQVMASGIYMYRLEASPVDGSAPFVMAKKMILSR; from the coding sequence ATGAAAGTTGCTAGGCTATCATTCATGCTGGTGGCTCTCGCGTTCCTGGGATCTTTGACCACGAACGCTCAGGTCCGTGAGTTCGAATACTTCACAGACCCGAACGCCGCCATCGTGGATTTCAGCACCACGACCTCAGCAATCACCGTTCCAGACAATTTCACAATCAGCACGCTTGCCGTGATGGTGGATATTGATCATGCTGCGGCAAGCGATCTCGTGATCACGCTGTCCGGTCCTACCGGCACCTACACACTGTCCACACAGAACGGTATGGCTGGTGCAAACTACGAGAACACCATTTTCGACAGCAATCCCACAGGCGCCATACCTGGCGTGCCCATCAATTCACCGGGCAATGTCACCGCGTACTTCCGTGGTATTTACATCCCGGAAAGCAGTCTCCCGACCACCGGCAGCGCAGCCGGTACCTGGACGCTGAGCGTTGCGGATAACCTTCTCGGCGACAACGGTACGCTCGTGAAATGGGGATTGATTTTCAATCGCTACGACAACTATCGTGATATCCGTTGGGGTATGGATCTCAACAACATGGGCGTCACAACCCTTAACTCCTTCGGCCTCGTTGATGACGTGACGACCATCCCGCCCTACACTGTGCAGGGCTACCGTCCGTTGAACAACATCGTGACCGCCGTTGCAGTATTCCAGCTCAGCCAGGTCCCCGGTGTGCTGAATGCGACGATCGATCACAAATATCCCGGCGGCCCCACGAGCAATGTTGTGGAAGCGGATCTCTCCATCCCCGCCGTCGGCGCCTACGCACCCGCCGTCAATTTCGCGCTGAACAACAGCAAGGGTACGCACGAAGCGATGCTCGATCTGATGATGCGTACGGACCTCTGGATGAGCCGCAGCGACAACAACGTCAAGGTTCCTTTGGATGTGACTCCCGGTTCGCTCGCGTTTGACAATGGTGTCGCCCAGAACACGCTGATCCAGTGGGTCAACGAGTGCGACGCTCTCACCTATTCGATTTACTCGCCGCAAACCATCACCAGTGTTGATGTGTGGCAGGGCAGCGTTGTCGAGCTCGAACCGAATCCCTCGACCTCGCAGATGACCATCAACGTGTGGGATCAGAACACCAACGCGCTCGTCGCTACCACCGGTCCCGTGGCCTTCCCGCCGCAGGGTCAGAAGTGGGTGAGCTATCCCTTCACCCCGCCGGTAGCATTGCCCGCTGGTGCCTACCGTGTCGGCGTGTGCCTCAACGCACTCGATCCGGGCTCCTTCGGCGCTGGTATTGGTATGGACTGGGCCGGCAGCCCCTTCGAACCGCTCGGCAGCTTCGGCCGCTATGCGAGTCTCGGTCTGCAGTGGGTCTCCTTCGATGGTGGCAGCACGTGGAATCCCGAAAACTTCCGCGCGTTCAGCACGACCATGATTCGCCCGAACTTCGTGCAGCAGTCCGACGTCGGCGTTATCGCCATCAACCACAACAACGGTCCCGGCGGCATGAGCGTCAGTGTCACTTTCGGTGCCTACGCCCACTACAGCTGGCTTCCGAATCAGATGACCTTCGGCAAGGTGACCATCCTCAATGGCCTGGGCCAGACCGTCGGTTATGCCGAGAAGCGCGTGTATCTGCAGTCGACCCCGTACGTTGACACGCAGAACTTCAACTTCCCGACGTTGACCAGCGGCAACTACACGATCCGCGCCGAAATCGTCCGTCCGGACGACGAGAACCTGATCAACAACGTGTACGAGCGTACCATCAACATTCCGTTCGCTCCGATGATCGTCAGCACCCCCGGCGCCATTGCCGGCGAGCTGAAGAACCAGATCATCTCCACGTACGCGCAGCAGGGTATCCAGCTCGAATTCGTTGACCGCAATCTGGGCTTCGAATTCCCGGTCGAAGGCAAGATCCTCTGGGTCGGTAATCTTGATAAGTCCGCCGCCGCCCAGGCGCGTGAATTCGTGATGCAGGGTGGCGATTTCGCCGTCCTTCCCGATCTCAACGCCGGCAATCCGTTGACGGAAACCTTCAAGGCCGTCGCCACGCAGAAGGAAGTCGAGTCCATGAATCGCGCCCTCGCGCTGCCCTCCAGCGTCAACATGCGCAACGACGATGCCCGTAACTTCATCAGCATGATGGCCGACAACGATGCCGAACGCATGGTTATCGGTAAGCGCATCGAGGACTCCGACAGCCGCATCGCATCCTACTTCGCGAGTGTGAAGAACGCCAACGAGCTTGAAATCAGCCGTCGCAGCGCCAGCAATATCGTGTACGCCAATTCCGGCGACACGCGCGTCGAAGCTGTCCGCATGGGCGACCTCGCCATTGTGCAACTGCTCGTAAAGGATTCCAAGCCCGCGCGTCAGATCGAAGCGATCGCCAACGCCGCGCAGTTCGAAATCACGCAGAACTACCCGAATCCCTTCAACCCCACCACCAACATTGCGTACAACGTGCCCAGCGATGCCAACGTGACTGTGCGTGTGTATGACATGCTTGGTCGTGAAGTGTCGACGCTCGCCGCCGGTTTCCATACCGCCGGCAAGTACATCACCAGCTGGAACGCCACCAACTCCTACGGTCAGGTCATGGCCAGCGGTATCTACATGTACCGCCTGGAAGCCTCGCCCGTCGATGGTTCCGCTCCGTTCGTGATGGCGAAGAAGATGATTCTCTCCCGCTAA
- a CDS encoding helix-turn-helix domain-containing protein: MIEVLPIVQHEIGEKHVRFARYAKALGHPIRIFIVEFCLRRNCCYSGDLAELLPIARSTLSQHLSELKSAGLIQGEINPPRIKYCINREAWDEAKALFGDLITL, encoded by the coding sequence ATGATTGAGGTACTTCCCATCGTACAGCATGAAATCGGGGAAAAGCACGTACGATTCGCACGCTATGCCAAGGCGCTCGGACATCCCATCCGGATTTTCATCGTGGAGTTCTGCCTGCGACGGAACTGTTGCTACAGCGGCGATCTCGCCGAGCTTCTGCCCATCGCCCGCAGCACGCTTTCGCAGCATTTGAGCGAGCTCAAGAGCGCTGGTCTGATTCAGGGTGAAATCAATCCACCGAGAATCAAATACTGTATCAACCGCGAGGCGTGGGATGAGGCAAAGGCACTCTTCGGCGACCTCATTACACTGTAA
- a CDS encoding thioredoxin family protein, producing MDVKILGTGCPKCRTLEQSVRSVVEKHHLDATVSKVEDIVDIMNYGVMMTPALVIDGTVVLKGRLPNEDELTSLLTR from the coding sequence ATGGATGTGAAAATTCTCGGTACCGGCTGTCCGAAATGCCGCACGCTCGAACAGTCCGTACGAAGCGTAGTTGAAAAACATCATCTGGACGCCACCGTCTCCAAGGTCGAAGACATTGTCGACATCATGAATTACGGCGTGATGATGACGCCGGCTCTGGTGATAGACGGTACAGTGGTACTCAAGGGACGCCTGCCGAATGAAGACGAACTGACATCCCTCCTTACACGCTGA
- a CDS encoding nitrophenyl compound nitroreductase subunit ArsF family protein has protein sequence MNTAILSLLLCFIMLSPDTVAQTVQKSAEKAEVKAVQILYFHGARRCSTCKAIEKVAKNTVKDRYAGDARVVFRTLNHEDKKNAALVEKYQIAGSSLIIQGTGKAFKDLTSECFQYARNDPGKLQSLVISTVDGYLK, from the coding sequence ATGAACACTGCAATTCTCTCCCTGCTGCTCTGTTTCATCATGCTTTCACCCGACACCGTTGCGCAAACCGTACAGAAGAGCGCAGAAAAAGCCGAAGTAAAAGCTGTTCAGATTCTCTATTTTCACGGTGCGCGCCGCTGCAGCACATGCAAGGCCATCGAGAAAGTAGCGAAGAACACCGTCAAGGATCGGTATGCCGGCGATGCGCGCGTTGTGTTTCGTACTCTGAATCATGAAGACAAGAAGAACGCCGCACTCGTCGAGAAATACCAGATCGCCGGCTCCTCGTTGATCATCCAGGGAACGGGGAAAGCGTTCAAGGACCTTACTTCGGAATGCTTCCAGTACGCGAGAAATGACCCCGGCAAACTGCAGTCTCTGGTGATTTCAACCGTGGACGGATATCTGAAATAG